A window from Mytilus galloprovincialis chromosome 8, xbMytGall1.hap1.1, whole genome shotgun sequence encodes these proteins:
- the LOC143084810 gene encoding uncharacterized protein LOC143084810, which translates to MAFSKAPFKRFNEKTGCAPPVGSYDPKQKDKAVSMQFDKGGDRFKTPKDILLGPGSFDIDTPVKKCPLNQSTCSNGGDKKKNHKTSENSLEMAKIKDLEREIKRLVQERNNLDKQLTHREDDIVKLEGRLQTAHTDKISLQAKIASLEKELKELKKSNEVLRNKMTNADTACKKQESLQHELSSLKHQMECKNKEISRVKHELDITQNHQNNELHILENVVMVIEERIHHLDIDADHNVTPRNNSEISSSKRKGSEDLAVNMKTENPKKIVEKLQKRFNETIQEFDKKIQLFKTRYERIMADKVDLEQSLEKKEMALKDYREKSDTLEKNRSMLSTKYSTLKKMIKDLKTETWSQEDDIRYLKGEVFSKQDNLKEEGQILFEVRAEKASLLEKLEILEEENGTLNENIKTLTEKYHVIEGQFAEEQNQNNVKSDQVQSQLDVTKCHLMEVQDQYQFLQSKNKELVHSINKEKENVEKFIYELDEQKQLTSDLQMLVVDKEEKITDLEISLEATKVELQNLMDSIEDKEADITNLQHRIHSLEEVERSLQSQIQQENKVNQETTRQHADRILHLEHREISVTEENIKLCRELEEMNHLKSAVEEKMEDGHKELTNQLQLVLKEKESIQTELEITQKKQASLKEEVSNLEGKLTTVEDTLEIEKQTRLDIAEQMTGNIQTVIQEKQDLINNLHSLTSQIEQVKSDNVQLIEQIQELEKVKVQQQQEILHQKEELGKVKVDKENTDDKLKKLDTKFHSLNKENTQLMNEIDFLQEKKLRDENEIKDQIETLKSDLLNLKEKDENQTEAISQHVKCLEDAHSEIDKLRNDTMNMKEKEDVHTETISQHLKSLEDAYTREKELDKEKVELTSKLDQVTTQKEAISKQFSELVSSLEEVSNKSTEKETNWRSEQERLTTELQTVTNQKEILQQRIASLEEEKGALGELVKHLETKLEDVERESRTEIDSIKTLLENTEHQSETLQSVNLTLQETLEDQGVRSHSLENDVEKLTQEIHVFKDFKGKYEDKVKEISYMEHEMMSQIDSLKVKIQDTEAGKDMLNQQIIDINNVVQTLNTENARLEKEIDTKEEVIERLTLQYESEIKTLKTEVKGQQSCNNDLTENIQLLEHRLKELESETVKYRTQTEAIQNEVKHKESESINRIEDLSQLLHSVKEDRNQLTQEVQSLQSQINTIEEEKEEMAKHYEDELMDLRNQAKAMDKDNNWKKMYEDLMTKVEPFMAQIDAYEMEKMALLGRSQFAQAEMDKLSQAYAKLLGHQNQKQKIHHIVKIKEENNSLKKETTSLREQVNKLKRTNQKLEEKTLTLEGRKRFDPSKAFQSKENTVPPSSPLKDGNRK; encoded by the exons GTTGTGCACCTCCTGTTGGCTCATATGATCCTAAACAGAAGGATAAAGCTGTTTCTATGCAATTTGATAAAGGAGGGGATCGTTTCAAAACACCAAaag atattcTTCTCGGACCAGGATCTTTTGACATTGATACACCAGTTAAAAAGTGTCCATTGAATCAATCAACATGTAGTAATGGG ggagataaaaagaaaaatcacaaaacttCAGAAAACTCCTTggaaatggcaaaaatcaaagaCCTGGAACGAGAG ATAAAAAGGTTAGTTCAGGAGAGAAATAACTTGGATAAGCAGTTAACACACAGAGAAGACGATATAGTTAAATTAGAAGGAAGATTACAAACAGCTCACACAGATAAAATCTCACTTCAGGCAAAAATAGCGTCTCTAGAAAAAGAATTGAAAGAATTAAAGAAAAGTAATGAAGTGCTTAGAAATAAG ATGACAAATGCAGACACAGCATGTAAGAAACAAGAAAGTCTTCAGCATGAGTTATCTTCCCTGAAACACCAAATGGAGTGTAAGAATAAAGAAATATCTCGTGTTAAACATGAGTTAGATATCACACAGAATCACCAGAACAATGAACtacatattttagaaaatgttgtcATGGTGATAGAAGAAAGAATCCATCATTTGG ATATTGATGCTGATCATAATGTCACACCTAGGAACAACTCGGAAATAAGCA GTTCCAAAAGAAAAGGCAGTGAAGATTTGGCTGTCAATATGAAAACAGAAAACCCCAAGAAAATTGTTGAG AAGTTACAGAAACGTTTTAATGAGACAATTCAAGAGTTCGACAAGAAGATACAGTTGTTTAAGACCCGGTATGAAAGGATTATGGCAGACAAAGTAGATCTGGAACAAAGTCTGGAGAAAAAGGAGATGGCCTTGAAAGATTATAGGGAGAAATCTGACACTCTTGAAAAAAACAG GAGTATGTTATCAACTAAATATTCTACATTAAAAAAGATGATAAAAGATTTAAAGACAGAAACCTGGAGTCAAGAGGATGATATCAG atatttaaaaggAGAGGTATTTTCCAAACAAGATAACTTGAAGGAAGAAGGACAGATATTGTTTGAGGTCAGAGCAGAGAAAGCCAGTCTCCTGGAGAAATTGGAAATCCTGGAAGA AGAAAATGGAACATTGAATGAAAACATCAAGACATTAACAGAAAAGTACCATGTTATTGAAGGTCAATTTG CGGAGGAACAAAATCAGAATAATGTGAAATCCGATCAAGTTCAGTCCCAACTGGATGTTACTAAATGTCATTTGATGGAGGTCCAGGACCAATATCAATTCCTGCAGTCCAAGAATAAAGAACTGGTCCATTCCATCAACAAAGAGAAG gaGAATGTGGAAAAATTTATCTATGAATTAGATGAACAGAAACAGCTGACCTCTGACCTCCAGATGTTAGTTGTTGATAAAGAAGAGAAAATAACAGACTTGGAGATATCACTAGAGGCCACAAAAGTGGAATTACAGAACTTAATGGACAGCATAGAAGATAAGGAGGCAGATATCACAAACTTACAACACAGAATTCACAGCCTAGAGGAAGTGGAGAGGTCACTTCAAAGTCAAATACAACAAGAAAACAAGGTCAACCAAGAAACAACAAGACAACATGCAGATAGAATATTACATTTAGAACATCGTGAGATTTCTGTTACTGAGGAAAACATCAAGTTATGTAGAGAACTAGAAGAGATGAATCATCTCAAATCTGCTGTTGAGGAGAAAATGGAGGACGGACACAAGGAATTGACAAACCAGTTACAACTGGTTCTGAAAGAAAAGGAAAGCATACAAACTGAACTTGAAATCACACAAAAAAAGCAAGCAAGTTTAAAGGAAGAAGTTTCTAACCTTGAAgggaaattaacaactgtagaaGATACActagaaatagaaaaacaaacacgTCTTGATATTGCTGAGCAGATGACGGGTAACATTCAGACAGTTATCCAGGAGAAACAAGATCTGATAAACAACTTACATTCACTTACCTCACAAATAGAACAAGTTAAATCTGACAATGTTCAGCTGATAGAACAGATACAGGAATTAGAGAAAGTGAAAGTACAACAACAACAGGAAATATTACATCAGAAGGAGGAGTTAGGCAAAGTGAAAGTAGATAAAGAAAACACTGATGATAAACTGAAGAAGTTAGATACTAAATTCCACAGTCTAAACAAAGAAAATACACAGTTAATGAATGAGATTGACTTTTTACAGGAGAAAAAATTAAGGGATGAAAATGAAATTAAGGATCAAATTGAAACATTGAAGAGTGATTTGTTAAATTTGAAGGAGAAAGATGAGAATCAAACTGAGGCTATATCTCAACATGTCAAGTGTTTGGAAGACGCTCATTCTGAGATTGATAAGTTGAGGAATGACACCATGAATATGAAGGAGAAAGAGGATGTCCATACTGAGACTATATCTCAACATCTCAAGTCATTGGAAGATGCTTATACACGAGAGAAAGAATTAGACAAAGAGAAAGTAGAACTGACATCAAAATTAGATCAAGTAACAACACAAAAAGAGGCCATCTCAAAACAGTTTTCTGAGTTAGTGAGTTCATTAGAAGAAGTAAGTAACAAATCAACAGAGAAGGAGACCAACTGGAGAAGTGAACAGGAGAGATTGACCACAGAATTACAGACTGTCACAAACCAAAAGGAGATCTTACAACAAAGGATTGCCTCCCTTGAGGAGGAAAAAGGAGCACTTGGGGAATTAGTTAAGCATTTAGAAACTAAGTTAGAAGATGTGGAAAGAGAAAGTAGAACAGAAATAGATTCTATTAAAACACTTTTAGAAAACACAGAACACCAGAGTGAGACACTACAATCTGTGAACTTGACATTACAGGAGACATTAGAGGATCAAGGTGTACGATCTCACAGCTTAGAGAACGATGTAGAAAAGTTAACACAAGAAATACACGTGTTTAAAGATTTCAAAGGGAAGTATGAAGATAAAGTCAAAGAAATATCATACATGGAACACGAAATGATGTCACAGATTGATTCACTAAAGGTTAAAATACAGGACACTGAGGCTGGAAAAGATATGCTGAATCAGCAGATTATCGATATTAATAATGTAGTCCAGACTTTGAATACTGAGAATGCAAGACTTGAAAAGGAAATAGACACAAAGGAAGAGGTCATAGAAAGGTTAACTTTACAATATGAATCTGAAATTAAAACTCTTAAAactgaggtcaaaggtcaacagTCTTGTAATAATGATTTAACTGAAAATATACAGCTTTTAGAACACAGACTTAAAGAATTAGAAAGTGAAACTGTGAAATATAGAACACAAACTGAAGCGATACAAAACGAAGTAAAGCATAAAGAAAGTGAATCAATAAATAGAATAGAAGATTTATCTCAACTTCTCCACTCAGTGAAAGAGGACAGGAATCAACTAACACAGGAAGTTCAATCTTTACAAAG TCAAATAAACActatagaagaagaaaaagaagaaatggcCAAACACTATGAAGATGAATTAATGGATCTGAGGAATCAAGCTAAGGCTATGGACAAGGATAATAA CTGGAAGAAGATGTATGAAGACCTGATGACAAAAGTGGAGCCATTCATGGCACAGATAGACGCTTATGAGATGGAAAAAATGGCACTACTTG GGAGAAGTCAGTTTGCTCAGGCAGAGATGGATAAATTGAGTCAAGCCTATGCCAAACTACTGGGGCATCAGAATCAAAAACAGAAAATCCATCATATTgtcaaaataaaagaagaaaataataGTCTGAAAAAG gaaactaCCTCACTCAGAGAACAGGTTAATAAACTTAAAAGAACCAACCAGAAATTAGAGGAAAAGACCTTGACATTAGAAGGGCGAAAAAGATTTGATCCATCAAAAGCTTTTCAATCCAAAGAGAACACAGTTCCACCATCAAGTCCATTAAAGGATG gaaatagaaaataa
- the LOC143084811 gene encoding uncharacterized protein LOC143084811: MDKKKKHAEEMKVHRTKWTDEQKNKNREQSKIRMQKYRERKKKETQILEQNQNQDCNNNLKSIETRLHQKKKEERLKKQRIYKQEWRSNLTAQKKRRIREKDAAIKRAIRSKKDQRGTKIAMNFTVQKTETVYQKEALRKAIYRSRKNMPVSPAKYAKVVGGLIKNTTPRRKKALENEGIGSPSAKRNLKELFQSVREAHLDLLKGKTDLQKKRRKEFLSHFSTSLSQKPEFKKIFCMATGIRRKYLSEDYVKPKPKKRRKDATSKQTTDAVKLFFKSEIHSATISDKKSVKKDLQEKHVLMMSQKSLWNKWNIENQTQLSFSKFCELRPKNVLTQGHRKLYQCLCEYCENVKLKLIAINRFLAHDHPELKFTDEFDAVNKTLCPKLEAERFHKRDCIDRKCAECGTSKLRNMFDGVMENEENQPDVKWKRWDIVKTLNHKTKKEITKRQEIEKTGPPTDLLEELLDELVFLSPHLFEARWQQEQFAELNKNFPQNSIVLTIDFAENFSCFSQHEIQGAHWAKDSVTIHPCIALYRCPKDGHIVDECIDIVSNDLLHDNHAVHTFLLEVVNHLKQQQKIKIDHAFILSDGCAAQYKSRVPIMDVSCSSEDFGFTVERCFYGSRHGKNRCDGEAGVIKSKASRAIKNSEACIPDARSFLQCVKVLEKGAEKADGACNHNRRTILWVSSDDINRNRPDRNVKTVKGTRKLHSVLGIKRGVINTRRLSCFCSQCREKRYDRCLNTRYVEGWKEVRLKSFNRNIPVNEDDVGNAGDNVVHEDAADDDEDRPILEDADDDDRPILENADDEFDNENGSPGIPDLQIEDINNISFDPNTSFSYIKDDDSVVQSQKFQVQKKTLYGSSITKSDTLTGHYRTTNLLSRSVIFPKNCLLLILFFLGPDTVSNLIYRCCFICLYHFVIKVYVDLNVFFRLPKQMAII, translated from the exons ATGGATAAGAAAAAGAAACATGCAGAAGAGATGAAGGTTCATCGGACCAAGTGGACAGatgaacaaaagaacaaaaacagAGAACAAAGTAAAATTAGGATGCAGAAAtatagagaaagaaaaaaaaaagagacccAGATCCTggaacaaaatcaaaatcaagactgtaacaataatttaaaatcaattgAAACCAGACTACACcagaaaaagaaagaagaaagactTAAGAAACAACgaatatataaacaagaatggaGAAGTAACCTAACAGctcaaaaaaaaagaagaataagaGAGAAAGATGCAGCCATAAAAAGAGCCATTAGAAGTAAGAAAGACCAGAGGGGTACCAAAATCGCGATGAATTTTACAGTACAGAAAACAGAAACGGTTTACCAAAAAGAGGCCTTACGTAAAGCGATATACCGCTCAAGAAAAAACATGCCAGTCAGTCCTGCAAAATATGCCAAAGTGGTAGGGGGGCTTATAAAAAATACAACACCAAGAAGAAAAAAAGCATTAGAAAATGAAGGAATTGGGTCACCGTCTGCAAAGAGAAATTTGAAAGAACTATTTCAATCTGTTAGAGAAGCGCATCTTGATCTATTGAAAGGAAAAACTGATCTgcaaaaaaaaaggagaaaagaaTTTTTAAGCCACTTTTCAACCAGCTTGAGCCAGAAACCAGAATTCAAGAAAATATTCTGTATGGCCACAGGTATAAGGCGTAAGTATTTATCTGAAGATTATGTCAAGCCAAAACCCAAAAAGAGAAGAAAAGATGCAACATCAAAACAAACAACAGATGCagtgaaactttttttcaaaagtgagaTACACTCTGCAacaatatctgataaaaaaagcGTCAAAAAAGATTTGCaggaaaaacatgttttaatgatGTCCCAAAAAAGCCTATGGAACAAATGGAATATTGAAAACCAAACGCAATTATCATTCTCGAAATTTTGTGAATTAAGACCAAAAAATGTACTCACTCAAGGACATCGGAAGCTTTATCAATGCTTATGTGAGTATTGTGAAAACGTAAAGTTGAAATTGATTGCAATAAATAGATTCCTGGCGCATGATCATCCAGAACTTAAATTTACAGATGAATTTGATGCTGTTAATAAAACCCTATGTCCAAAATTGGAAGCTGAAAGGTTCCATAAAAGAGACTGTATTGATAGAAAGTGTGCTGAATGTGGCACTTCCAAACTTAGAAACATGTTTGATGGTGTAATGGAAAATGAAGAAAATCAGCCTGATGTGAAATGGAAGAGGTGGGATATTGTCAAAACACTTAACCAtaaaacaaagaaagaaataacaaaaagacaagaAATAGAAAAGACTGGACCTCCAACAGATTTACTAGAAGAGCTATTAGATGAATTAGTCTTTTTGTCACCCCACCTGTTTGAGGCTCGTTGGCAGCAAGAGCAATTTGCAGAATTGAACAAAAATTTCCCACAAAATTCTATTGTTCTTACCATAGACTTTGCTGAGAATTTCTCTTGTTTCAGCCAACATGAAATTCAGGGGGCACACTGGGCAAAAGACTCCGTCACAATCCATCCCTGCATTGCTTTGTACAGGTGCCCAAAAGATGGACATATAGTAGACGAATGCATTGATATTGTGAGTAATGATTTGCTACATGATAACCATGCAGTTCATACCTTTCTTCTTGAAGTAGTAAACCATCTTAAACagcaacaaaaaattaaaatagaccATGCATTTATTTTAAGTGATGGGTGTGCAGCCCAATATAAGTCCAGAGTTCCAATCATGGATGTAAGCTGCAGTTCAGAAGATTTTGGCTTTACAGTTGAAAGATGTTTCTATGGTAGTAGGCATGGCAAGAATAGGTGCGATGGAGAAGCTGGAGTAATTAAGTCTAAGGCAAGCAGAGCCATAAAAAATAGTGAGGCCTGTATACCAGATGCCAGATCTTTTCTACAGTGTGTTAAGGTTTTAGAAAAAGGAGCAGAAAAAGCTGATGGTGCATGTAACCATAACAGAAGAACAATTTTATGGGTTTCAAGTGATGACATCAACAGAAATAGACCAGATAGAAATGTTAAAACTGTAAAGGGCACTAGAAAACTTCATTCAGTTTTAGGAATAAAGAGAGGAGTAATAAATACAAGGAGATTGTCCTGCTTCTGTTCTCAGTGCAGAGAGAAAAGATACGACAGATGTCTTAACACCAGATATGTAGAAGGCTGGAAAGAAGTTCGACTTAAGT CTTTCAACAGAAATATACCAGTTAATGAAGATGATGTTGGGAATGCTGGTGACAATGTTGTCCATGAAGATGCTGCTGATGATGATGAAGATAGACCTATACTTGAAGATGCCGATGATGATGATAGGCCTATACTTGAAAATGCTGATGATGAGTTTGATAATGAAAATGGTTCTCCAGGGATCCCAGACCTCCAGATTGAGGACATCAACAACATTAGTTTTGATCCAAATACctctttttcatatataaaagATGATGACAGTGTTGTACAGAGCCAAAA ATTTCAAGTACAGAAGAAGACACTATATGGGTCCAGTATTACGAAAAGCGACACGCTAACTGGACATTACAGGACAACAAATTTACTGTCCAGATCAGTGATATTTCCAAAAAACTGCCTCCTCCTGATCTTGTTTTTTCTGGGTCCAGATAcagtttcaaatttaatatatagatgttgctttatttgtttatatcattttgttattaaagtatatgttgatttaaatgtgttttttagaTTACCTAAACAGATGGCAATAATTTGA